In Bacteroidales bacterium, a single genomic region encodes these proteins:
- a CDS encoding response regulator transcription factor gives MEQNTILLVDDDLDLCEVVKKYLEKNGLVVHTVYNGSEAYDSIHEIHPDLIILDIEMPEINGFQLAKMLQKENCNVPVMFISGRHDTTSAVEAFDLGAEDYIRKPVEPVELLARIKCRLKKNVVQNNSIYSIGSYTFNSLTLELSDHQLNVVVLTSLQGKILHFLYQNICKTVTRDEIFEFAWGQKNNDSRAVDMHISNLRKSLSKDKNIEIRNDYALGYSLVIRQSDTLKVK, from the coding sequence ATGGAACAAAACACCATATTGTTAGTGGATGACGACCTTGATTTGTGTGAGGTCGTAAAAAAATATCTGGAAAAAAACGGACTGGTTGTACATACGGTGTATAATGGGAGTGAAGCATATGACTCAATTCATGAGATACATCCTGATTTGATCATTCTTGATATTGAAATGCCAGAAATAAACGGGTTTCAACTGGCAAAGATGTTGCAGAAAGAAAACTGTAATGTACCGGTTATGTTTATATCCGGGCGTCATGATACGACATCGGCAGTTGAAGCTTTTGATTTGGGGGCTGAGGATTATATAAGAAAACCGGTTGAGCCTGTTGAATTACTGGCACGTATAAAATGCCGATTAAAAAAGAATGTTGTGCAAAATAACAGTATTTATTCTATCGGATCATATACTTTTAATAGTCTCACTCTGGAACTTTCTGATCATCAATTGAATGTCGTGGTGTTGACATCTCTTCAAGGAAAAATACTCCATTTCCTGTATCAGAATATATGTAAGACTGTCACCCGGGATGAAATTTTTGAATTTGCCTGGGGACAAAAAAACAATGATTCCCGCGCTGTTGATATGCATATTTCGAACCTAAGAAAATCATTATCTAAAGACAAAAACATCGAAATCAGGAATGATTATGCATTAGGATATAGTTTAGTTATCCGGCAATCAGATACATTAAAAGTCAAATAA
- a CDS encoding HAMP domain-containing histidine kinase, with amino-acid sequence MERKIKVVTILICFVIVYLTMGHLFEVFYFNHKKRDTIKEANTLMLQQALNEELKHRFIHLSKSIMNETIPNESIELIRPDIAMIDSVYKYFMHLKYPGMSLYTIVSGGTDISAGENEIRTEQFSLNDLSGRAIQGIAIPQPDNLWVLITAYLIGFPWFLLLVFTFLFVLHIIFRQRKDNRNLRLYIRHTGHQMRSPFSVLQTSLFLIDEDTTRDELLRYRQLIESNIRKLRRLFDNLELASGQDSIDLNCTEFDLMPVLLQIKNDFLINPPKKVEISIDNQLKPTEIYADRLHIGEVIHNLIDNAIKYSGSEARVEIRLFEEEHYICIAVRDNGQGISTRYQKKVFQRFFRINNSSSVKGFGLGLSYASKICAAHGGDITLNSNIETGCEFIIKIPSK; translated from the coding sequence TAATTGTTTACCTAACGATGGGGCATCTTTTTGAAGTTTTTTATTTCAACCATAAAAAACGGGATACAATAAAAGAGGCCAACACCCTGATGCTTCAACAAGCATTGAATGAAGAATTAAAACATAGGTTCATTCATTTGAGTAAATCTATCATGAATGAAACCATTCCAAATGAATCAATAGAATTGATCCGACCGGATATTGCAATGATTGACAGTGTTTACAAATATTTTATGCATCTGAAGTATCCTGGGATGTCTCTTTATACTATAGTATCAGGAGGAACAGACATATCAGCCGGAGAAAATGAGATCCGGACAGAACAGTTCTCGTTGAATGACCTGTCCGGACGTGCCATCCAAGGGATTGCAATACCTCAGCCCGATAACCTTTGGGTCTTAATCACTGCCTATTTAATAGGATTTCCATGGTTTCTATTGTTGGTCTTTACATTTCTTTTTGTATTGCATATCATCTTCCGTCAACGGAAAGATAACCGCAATCTCCGGTTATACATCCGCCATACCGGACATCAGATGCGTTCGCCATTTTCCGTGCTTCAAACATCTTTGTTCCTGATAGATGAAGATACTACCAGGGATGAATTGCTTCGTTACCGGCAACTGATAGAGAGTAATATCCGTAAATTACGTCGACTGTTCGATAATCTGGAATTAGCCTCCGGGCAGGATTCCATTGATCTGAATTGTACTGAATTTGATTTAATGCCTGTTTTACTGCAAATAAAAAACGATTTTTTAATCAATCCGCCCAAAAAGGTAGAAATTTCTATCGATAATCAATTAAAGCCAACTGAAATATACGCTGACCGGTTACATATAGGTGAGGTTATTCATAATCTGATAGATAATGCCATTAAATATTCCGGTTCGGAAGCCAGGGTTGAAATTCGCCTTTTTGAGGAAGAGCATTATATCTGTATTGCCGTAAGAGATAACGGACAGGGTATTTCTACCCGGTATCAGAAAAAAGTATTTCAACGATTTTTCCGTATCAACAATTCCTCTTCGGTGAAAGGTTTTGGTTTAGGGCTAAGCTATGCCAGTAAAATTTGTGCTGCTCATGGAGGAGATATCACCTTAAACAGCAATATCGAAACGGGTTGTGAGTTTATTATTAAAATACCCTCAAAATAA